The Bacillota bacterium genome includes the window CGCCGATTACGCAGCACTAGTTCGCCGTCCGACCCCAGCCAGCGGCTCGGGATCACGGCCTGGCCCGGATTCGGACAACCACCCCCGCTGTGGCAGCAGGCTCCGGCAACTTCGATCTATCCGGCATCGCCAGGCTCGGCAGGGCCCTCCCCCGCGTCTACAAAATACGCCCTCAGCAATTCCCCCACGATCTCGTAACGCTCAACGGACTGAATCAACTCCCGGGCCCCCCTGAAACCGGTGATGTACGCCGGCTCCCCGGAGAAGGAGGTAGCCCGCAATCTGGCACACCGGATCGTGAACACCTCTATCCCGGATGGCCTCATAAACGCGCGTGACCACCTCTCGAATACCGGGCCCGTGATACGCCGTGCTTTTGTGCTCTGACGCCCCCATTTCCCGAACCCCGCCTCTCCCAGACACCAGAATACACCATTCTGGACCTCCCGGTCGAGGGCACGCCGAAAGGCCACCAGCAGCACCGGCCATTCCCACGCCACAGCCCTCTCCAGGTCCGTGAACGAGAGCTTCGTGTGCCGCGCCGTCGTGTTCAGACCGGCGTCCCCGGCAAGACCCGCCACCCGGTCCGCGCTCTCGCCGGCATCGACAAGCTGCTTATCCAACCTGACGCTGGCCCGGGTGTGCCGGGGTGGCCGCAACGATCTCTCTGCTTCAGCCCGGCGTGAAGGCGGGTTCCTACAGCAGGGAGGCAAGCTCTTCGGCGGTCATCCCAGCCTGCCGCAGGATCGACTGCATGGTCCCCACGGGCAGGTCGCGGTGCCCATGCACGGGCA containing:
- a CDS encoding IreB family regulatory phosphoprotein: MDKQLVDAGESADRVAGLAGDAGLNTTARHTKLSFTDLERAVAWEWPVLLVAFRRALDREVQNGVFWCLGEAGFGKWGRQSTKARRITGPVFERWSRAFMRPSGIEVFTIRCARLRATSFSGEPAYITGFRGARELIQSVERYEIVGELLRAYFVDAGEGPAEPGDAG